One SAR86 cluster bacterium genomic window carries:
- a CDS encoding YggT family protein has translation MLVQFINIFIYLILILFLSELARADSYNKISRVIKILLYPFLLIFNIHYKKINIGLLILASLLAFIFYYISFPNIGFAAQANLAIFKVSMSLLGILKFVIIAGVIISWIYAFGINFSNSFTSLIQQLYEVTVSVFRNIIPPAGGFDLSPLIAFFAFQLAERLLSILLFEILPNLT, from the coding sequence GTGTTGGTTCAGTTTATAAATATTTTTATATATTTAATCCTAATATTATTTCTTTCTGAATTAGCAAGAGCTGATAGTTACAACAAGATCTCTAGGGTAATAAAGATTTTGCTTTATCCTTTCCTACTTATTTTTAATATCCATTACAAAAAAATTAATATAGGGCTACTTATTCTTGCTTCGCTTCTAGCTTTTATTTTCTACTATATTTCTTTTCCAAATATTGGTTTTGCTGCTCAAGCTAACTTAGCCATTTTTAAAGTATCCATGTCGCTTTTAGGAATTCTTAAATTTGTGATAATTGCTGGTGTAATAATTAGTTGGATTTATGCTTTTGGGATTAACTTTAGTAATTCTTTTACTTCTCTTATTCAGCAACTGTATGAGGTTACAGTTTCTGTATTTAGAAATATCATTCCTCCAGCGGGAGGCTTTGATCTTAGTCCTTTAATTGCTTTTTTTGCATTTCAATTGGCAGAGAGACTGCTTTCTATTCTTTTATTTGAAATACTGCCAAACTTAACCTGA
- a CDS encoding thiazole synthase — MTKSKLSQQLAVDNLKIGSHVYSSRLIVGTGKYPSEDIASNAINSSGAELVTLAIKRFSQQDARSNILEVIGNKKLLPNTAGTLNAKEALRSAQLSRELFKTNLIKLEIITSSENLDPNMPETIKAAEMMVKDNFEVYVYCDRDLNNCLKLEDLGCVAIMPLGSSIGSGRGFDDLEDLILLRNKIEQILIVDAGIGVPSEAARVMELGYDAVLVNSAIAYAKEPILMASAFKNGVKSGRKTFLAGRMSSSKSSIASSPTKFLK; from the coding sequence ATGACAAAATCGAAATTATCTCAGCAGTTGGCGGTGGATAACTTAAAAATTGGTTCACACGTTTATTCATCGAGACTAATAGTTGGAACAGGAAAATATCCCTCAGAGGATATAGCTTCAAATGCTATTAATTCTTCTGGTGCTGAATTAGTCACCCTGGCTATAAAGCGTTTTTCTCAACAGGATGCTAGAAGTAATATTTTAGAGGTTATTGGGAATAAGAAACTTCTTCCTAATACTGCTGGCACTCTCAATGCAAAAGAAGCTCTTAGGTCTGCACAATTATCAAGGGAGTTATTTAAGACAAATTTAATAAAGCTGGAAATAATTACCTCCTCTGAAAATTTAGATCCAAATATGCCAGAAACAATAAAAGCTGCAGAAATGATGGTCAAAGATAATTTTGAGGTCTATGTTTATTGCGATAGAGATTTAAATAATTGTCTAAAACTTGAAGATTTAGGTTGTGTTGCAATTATGCCACTTGGATCATCAATTGGCTCTGGCAGAGGGTTTGATGATCTCGAAGACCTAATTTTGCTTAGAAATAAAATTGAACAAATTTTAATTGTTGATGCAGGTATAGGAGTTCCATCAGAGGCAGCGAGAGTCATGGAGCTAGGGTATGATGCGGTTTTAGTGAATAGTGCAATTGCATATGCTAAAGAACCAATTCTTATGGCATCGGCATTTAAAAATGGAGTGAAGTCAGGAAGGAAAACTTTTTTAGCAGGAAGAATGTCAAGTTCAAAAAGCTCTATTGCTAGTTCTCCAACAAAGTTTTTAAAATGA
- the thiS gene encoding sulfur carrier protein ThiS: MSSIKIQLNGTIEQIESTNLEIILNTFAPKDRPFAVEINGEIVPSAKFSDYSIQENDKIEIISAVGGG; encoded by the coding sequence ATGTCTAGTATCAAAATTCAATTAAACGGAACAATTGAACAAATAGAATCCACAAATCTAGAAATTATTTTGAATACTTTTGCTCCAAAAGACAGACCCTTTGCAGTTGAAATAAATGGAGAAATAGTTCCTAGTGCAAAATTTTCTGATTATAGTATTCAAGAAAATGACAAAATCGAAATTATCTCAGCAGTTGGCGGTGGATAA
- the rpoH gene encoding RNA polymerase sigma factor RpoH, producing the protein MSYALALSNPGSDIDKYLSQVYQIPVLTREEELELTTEFFETEDVKLAHKLVIAHLRFVVHIAKSYAGYGLPLADIIQEGNVGLLKAVTKFDPNKGVRLVSFAVHWIKAEIHEFILKNWRIVKIATTKAQRKLFFNLRSKKKNTGWLTDEEAKRIAKELDVSVKEVMHMENRLNSADSSFDVPTDEEDNEKAFSPSQYLEDNSFNPEDITEQKNYEEVNHTALLKNISALDKRSQDIIRARWLDDNKITLNELADKYSVSAERIRQIEATAFKKLKTALVHV; encoded by the coding sequence ATGAGTTACGCGTTAGCCCTTTCAAATCCTGGTTCAGATATTGATAAATATTTGAGCCAAGTTTATCAAATTCCAGTTCTAACTAGGGAGGAAGAGTTAGAGCTTACCACTGAATTTTTTGAAACCGAAGATGTAAAACTAGCTCACAAACTTGTCATTGCACATCTTAGATTTGTTGTTCATATTGCCAAGAGTTATGCTGGTTATGGATTACCTCTTGCTGATATTATTCAAGAGGGAAATGTTGGATTGCTTAAAGCAGTTACAAAATTTGATCCAAATAAAGGCGTTAGACTAGTTTCTTTTGCAGTCCATTGGATCAAAGCTGAAATTCATGAATTTATTCTAAAAAACTGGAGAATAGTTAAAATTGCTACTACCAAAGCACAAAGAAAACTCTTCTTCAATCTTAGAAGCAAGAAAAAGAACACTGGCTGGCTTACAGACGAAGAGGCTAAAAGAATCGCAAAAGAACTAGATGTTTCAGTTAAAGAAGTAATGCACATGGAAAATAGATTAAATTCAGCAGATTCTTCTTTCGATGTCCCTACTGACGAAGAAGACAATGAAAAAGCATTTTCACCAAGTCAATACCTTGAAGATAATAGTTTTAACCCAGAAGATATTACTGAACAAAAAAATTATGAAGAAGTAAATCACACAGCGCTACTTAAAAATATTTCAGCGCTTGATAAAAGGTCACAAGACATCATCAGAGCTAGATGGCTAGATGATAATAAAATTACTTTAAATGAACTAGCGGATAAATACTCTGTTTCCGCTGAAAGAATTAGACAGATTGAAGCTACTGCGTTTAAGAAACTCAAAACAGCTTTAGTGCATGTCTAG
- a CDS encoding YaaA family protein: MILISPAKRLQTESFDSSLNSTKPLFAKEADLIASELTKLDILGLKSLMKVSDDIAKINADRFKNWNKPNQQEKRAIFLFEGDVFKNLNAKGMSEEDLSYMNEKLRILSGIYGILRPSDEINPYRLEMGTNFSVNSAGNLYDFWGDKVANSINSDFPSENIFNLASEEYFSVVKKYVDPKKVIDFKFLSMSGGKEKVIGVIAKRARGEMARFLIQNRIDNLEDIKKFEGLGFKLRNFEDNTFFFSNS; this comes from the coding sequence ATGATTTTAATTTCACCAGCAAAAAGATTACAAACAGAATCATTTGATTCAAGTCTTAATTCAACAAAACCTTTATTTGCTAAAGAAGCTGATTTAATTGCTTCAGAATTAACAAAGCTGGATATATTGGGCCTTAAATCGTTGATGAAGGTAAGCGATGACATAGCCAAGATAAACGCAGACAGATTTAAAAACTGGAATAAACCAAATCAACAAGAGAAAAGAGCTATTTTCCTGTTTGAAGGAGATGTATTTAAGAACCTTAATGCGAAAGGAATGAGCGAAGAGGATTTAAGTTATATGAATGAAAAACTTAGAATTTTGTCGGGCATATATGGAATTTTAAGACCATCTGATGAAATAAATCCTTACAGACTCGAAATGGGGACTAATTTTTCAGTGAATTCTGCAGGCAATCTGTATGATTTTTGGGGAGATAAGGTAGCAAATTCAATTAATTCTGATTTTCCGAGTGAAAATATTTTTAATCTTGCATCTGAGGAATATTTTTCAGTAGTTAAGAAATATGTAGATCCAAAAAAAGTTATTGATTTCAAATTCCTAAGCATGTCTGGAGGAAAAGAAAAAGTAATAGGGGTTATAGCAAAAAGAGCACGTGGCGAAATGGCTAGATTTTTAATACAAAACAGAATTGATAATCTCGAAGATATTAAAAAGTTTGAAGGATTGGGCTTTAAACTAAGAAACTTTGAAGACAACACCTTTTTCTTTTCGAACAGTTAA
- the lipA gene encoding lipoyl synthase, protein MKEIIPTVKIVNHAGVSSIKDGMKGNDYSLIERENKPKWIRMTAHQVNKNFSEIKNSVADLKLSTVCEEAKCPNLSECWSRGTATFMLMGDTCTRACQFCSVNTGNPKGWLDEDEPKNIADTVFKMGLKYIVLTCVNRDDLADGGAEHFAKTVEEIKKKDSTIAVEVLTSDFNGSIESIKTVVESPIKVFAQNLETVERLTHPIRDPRAGYQKTLTVLKKAKELNPNIITKSSIILGMGETDEEINKTFEDLRLHEVDIVTLGQYLRPTLNHLPIDRWVTPDEFEKYRKEGLEYGFKEVVSGPFVRSSYRAERALELNNVGLA, encoded by the coding sequence ATGAAAGAGATAATACCTACAGTCAAAATTGTCAATCATGCTGGAGTTTCATCGATCAAAGATGGAATGAAGGGCAATGATTATTCTTTAATAGAAAGGGAAAATAAACCCAAATGGATAAGAATGACTGCTCACCAAGTGAATAAAAATTTTTCAGAAATTAAAAACTCTGTTGCTGATTTAAAATTAAGCACTGTATGTGAGGAAGCAAAATGTCCAAATTTGTCTGAATGTTGGTCAAGAGGTACAGCAACATTTATGTTAATGGGCGATACTTGCACCAGAGCCTGTCAATTTTGTTCAGTTAATACAGGCAATCCAAAAGGTTGGTTAGATGAAGACGAGCCTAAGAATATCGCAGATACTGTTTTTAAGATGGGTTTAAAATATATAGTTTTGACATGTGTAAACCGTGATGATTTAGCTGATGGTGGAGCAGAACATTTTGCAAAAACGGTAGAAGAAATTAAAAAGAAAGATTCGACTATAGCTGTAGAGGTATTAACCTCAGACTTTAATGGTTCTATTGAATCAATAAAAACAGTTGTTGAATCGCCCATTAAAGTTTTTGCACAAAATCTAGAGACTGTAGAAAGGCTTACACATCCTATTCGTGATCCAAGAGCTGGCTATCAAAAGACTTTAACAGTCTTAAAAAAGGCAAAAGAACTCAACCCGAATATTATTACCAAATCTAGCATTATTTTGGGGATGGGAGAAACAGATGAAGAAATTAATAAAACTTTTGAAGACTTAAGGTTGCATGAAGTAGATATTGTTACCTTAGGGCAGTACCTGAGACCAACTTTAAATCATTTACCAATTGATAGATGGGTTACCCCAGATGAGTTTGAGAAATATAGAAAAGAAGGTTTAGAATATGGTTTTAAAGAAGTTGTATCCGGCCCTTTTGTTAGATCGAGCTATAGGGCTGAGAGAGCTTTAGAATTGAATAACGTAGGTTTAGCATGA
- the lipB gene encoding lipoyl(octanoyl) transferase LipB has translation MIIEYKGLVNYQECRDEMIALVKSCPKIHHIWVLEHPPVFTIGISEKNIEEDLSKNPPVIKTDRGGKITFHAPGQIVIYFILNLKEVSFKPTSLTSTILNSTSDTLWSYGLEHQINLEDPGIYINNKKLASIGMRIKNHISYHGLSINFETDLKTFNSINPCGLDVEACNLIDYIDIDKQELLKKLLQGFKKVIN, from the coding sequence TTGATTATCGAATATAAAGGATTGGTTAATTACCAAGAATGTAGAGATGAAATGATTGCCCTCGTAAAATCTTGTCCAAAAATTCATCATATTTGGGTTCTTGAACATCCACCAGTTTTTACAATTGGGATAAGCGAAAAAAATATAGAAGAAGATCTGTCAAAAAATCCTCCAGTTATTAAAACTGATAGAGGTGGAAAAATTACTTTTCATGCTCCTGGTCAAATCGTCATTTACTTTATTTTAAATTTAAAAGAAGTCTCTTTTAAACCTACAAGCCTTACAAGCACAATACTTAATTCAACATCAGATACACTTTGGTCATATGGCCTTGAACATCAAATTAATCTTGAGGATCCTGGAATATATATTAATAATAAAAAGCTTGCTTCTATTGGTATGAGAATTAAAAACCATATTTCATATCACGGTTTGAGCATAAATTTTGAAACAGATTTGAAAACTTTTAATTCGATTAACCCTTGTGGTCTAGATGTGGAGGCTTGTAATTTAATAGACTATATAGATATAGATAAACAAGAACTATTGAAAAAACTTCTACAAGGTTTTAAAAAAGTAATTAATTAA
- the uvrD gene encoding DNA helicase II: MDVSFILDGLNEAQRDAVTSDSKKLLVLAGAGSGKTKVLVHRIAWLNKALSFSTHSILAVTFTNKAASEMKGRIEEILDQPIPEMWCGTFHSISNRLLRRHFSEANLDRDFAILDSDDQLRVIKRILKILELDDDQWVPEKVRWQINTWKDDALRPKDIDDKGDFNIEVLKKIYIAYEKYLEQENLVDFNELILRSYELIRDNADIRSLYQKKFRCVLVDEFQDTNTLQYKWMRNLLDEKTFVTTVGDDDQSIYGWRGAKIENINHFAKDKGTEVTRLEQNYRSTSNILDAANAVIDKNTNRLGKKLWTALGEGDKIDIFEAYSEQEEASYVSESVHRIVDNNDNYKEVAVLYRSNAQSRVIEEYLLRNNIPYVIYGGVRFYERLEIKNVVSYLRLIVNKHDNTAFERAIGVPSRGVGEKTIENIRNYSNENNLSLFASSEQMASEDKIKGKAQNSIKNFTSQFETYNEKLQEISASELVEFVINHSGLIDHHMKESGEKGKIRIENINELITAVKSFEILNKNEDLSDYDSMLAAFLSSVSLDMGETQADKYDDAVQLMTIHSAKGLEFKHVFLVGMEENLFPHSRSVENISELEEERRLCYVGITRARQKLYLSYAEYRRMYGNDSYNPPSRFIKEIPDEHTDFVRPRQSYKTSYYGTSNSFDSANENSHEFSLGDSVVHEKFGLGTILSIEGEGELSKVQVNFADFGTKWLVLGYANLEKTN; this comes from the coding sequence ATGGATGTTTCATTCATTTTAGATGGACTTAATGAAGCACAAAGAGATGCTGTTACTTCGGATTCAAAAAAATTACTTGTACTTGCAGGAGCAGGCTCAGGCAAAACTAAAGTTCTAGTTCATCGTATCGCTTGGCTAAATAAAGCTCTGTCTTTTTCAACACACAGTATTCTAGCCGTAACTTTTACAAATAAGGCTGCTAGCGAAATGAAAGGAAGAATTGAAGAGATTCTTGATCAGCCAATTCCTGAAATGTGGTGTGGAACATTTCATTCCATCTCAAATAGACTGCTAAGAAGACATTTTTCTGAGGCAAATCTTGACAGAGATTTTGCTATTCTTGACAGCGATGATCAGTTAAGAGTGATTAAAAGAATTTTAAAAATTCTTGAATTAGATGATGACCAATGGGTTCCTGAGAAAGTAAGATGGCAAATTAATACTTGGAAAGATGATGCTCTTCGTCCCAAAGATATTGATGATAAAGGTGACTTTAATATAGAAGTTCTAAAGAAGATTTATATTGCGTATGAAAAGTATCTTGAACAAGAAAATTTAGTTGATTTTAACGAACTAATACTAAGATCTTACGAACTAATTAGAGATAATGCAGATATTCGCTCTCTATATCAAAAAAAATTTAGGTGTGTCCTAGTAGATGAGTTTCAAGATACAAATACTCTTCAATATAAATGGATGAGAAATCTTTTAGATGAAAAAACTTTTGTGACAACAGTCGGAGATGATGACCAATCAATATATGGATGGCGGGGAGCAAAAATTGAAAATATTAATCATTTTGCTAAAGATAAGGGAACAGAGGTAACAAGGCTAGAACAGAACTATAGGTCTACATCAAACATATTAGATGCCGCAAATGCAGTAATAGATAAAAATACAAATAGACTTGGAAAGAAGCTTTGGACTGCTTTGGGTGAGGGAGATAAAATCGATATTTTTGAAGCTTATAGTGAGCAAGAAGAGGCAAGTTATGTATCTGAATCAGTACATAGAATTGTCGACAATAATGATAACTATAAAGAAGTTGCAGTTTTGTATAGATCTAATGCGCAATCAAGGGTAATTGAGGAATACCTTTTAAGAAATAATATTCCATATGTAATTTATGGAGGAGTAAGATTTTATGAAAGGCTCGAGATTAAAAATGTCGTAAGTTATCTAAGATTAATAGTAAATAAACATGATAATACTGCTTTCGAGAGGGCTATTGGAGTTCCATCTAGAGGAGTTGGAGAAAAAACAATTGAGAACATTAGGAATTACAGTAATGAGAATAACCTCTCTTTATTTGCATCATCAGAGCAAATGGCAAGTGAGGATAAGATAAAAGGTAAAGCTCAAAATTCAATTAAAAACTTTACTTCACAATTTGAAACATATAACGAAAAACTTCAAGAAATCTCCGCATCAGAACTAGTTGAATTTGTCATAAATCATAGTGGTTTGATTGATCACCACATGAAAGAGTCTGGTGAAAAAGGAAAGATTCGTATTGAAAATATTAACGAATTAATAACAGCTGTAAAATCTTTTGAGATTCTAAATAAGAATGAGGATTTATCAGACTATGACTCAATGCTTGCAGCTTTTCTTTCCTCAGTCTCCTTAGATATGGGCGAGACTCAAGCAGATAAATATGATGATGCTGTCCAGCTGATGACTATTCATTCTGCAAAAGGCTTGGAATTTAAACACGTTTTCCTAGTTGGGATGGAGGAAAATTTATTTCCTCATTCTAGATCTGTTGAGAATATAAGTGAATTGGAAGAAGAGCGCCGTTTGTGCTACGTAGGAATTACGAGAGCTAGACAAAAATTGTATTTGAGTTATGCAGAATATAGAAGAATGTATGGAAATGATTCATATAATCCGCCTTCAAGATTTATTAAAGAGATTCCTGATGAGCATACAGACTTTGTTCGCCCAAGACAGTCCTATAAAACAAGTTATTATGGAACATCAAACAGTTTCGACTCAGCTAATGAAAATTCCCATGAGTTTTCTTTAGGAGATTCAGTTGTTCACGAAAAATTTGGTCTGGGAACCATACTCAGCATTGAGGGTGAGGGAGAGCTTTCGAAAGTACAAGTTAATTTTGCAGATTTTGGAACTAAATGGTTGGTTCTAGGATATGCAAACCTGGAGAAAACAAATTGA
- a CDS encoding 2OG-Fe(II) oxygenase, translating to MDVAAFVLSILALLFALLGLGLSMRALYIIGVNSGLAKPQENKEKTTIQTPKKFTPKKPIRTEGEKIIYNEDPLVYVIENFISDEECEHIKNVSDGNLERAKTIGGKDGIYHLNRTGSNCWIAHSHSNITTNLGQRIADLVGFPLKNAESFQVVYYTGGTEYNDHHDAFNADTDEGKKHLKRGGQRIYTALGYLNDVEEGGSTEFPDLNISVAPKKGSLLVWKNVLPGTTKVHPDSLHAGRPVTKGEKYAFNLWFRENKFV from the coding sequence ATGGATGTAGCAGCGTTTGTATTATCAATACTGGCACTTTTGTTTGCCCTACTTGGACTAGGCTTATCAATGCGAGCCCTATATATAATTGGCGTAAATTCTGGCCTTGCAAAACCTCAAGAAAATAAGGAAAAAACCACAATTCAAACGCCAAAAAAATTTACTCCAAAAAAACCTATACGTACTGAAGGTGAAAAAATTATTTATAACGAAGATCCTTTGGTTTATGTAATTGAAAACTTTATCTCAGATGAGGAATGTGAACATATTAAAAATGTATCAGATGGCAATTTAGAGAGGGCGAAAACTATTGGTGGAAAAGATGGTATATATCATCTGAATAGAACGGGAAGTAATTGTTGGATAGCACATAGTCACTCAAATATAACTACAAACTTAGGACAAAGAATAGCAGATTTAGTTGGTTTTCCTCTTAAAAATGCTGAATCATTCCAAGTGGTCTATTACACAGGTGGCACTGAATATAACGATCATCATGATGCTTTTAATGCAGATACAGACGAAGGAAAAAAACACCTTAAAAGAGGGGGCCAAAGAATTTACACTGCTTTGGGCTATCTAAATGATGTAGAAGAGGGAGGTTCTACTGAGTTTCCTGATTTAAACATATCTGTGGCTCCAAAGAAAGGCTCTTTACTCGTTTGGAAAAACGTACTGCCTGGAACAACAAAAGTTCACCCAGACTCATTGCACGCTGGTAGACCTGTAACTAAAGGTGAAAAGTATGCATTTAATCTTTGGTTCAGAGAGAATAAATTCGTCTAA
- a CDS encoding nitronate monooxygenase family protein, whose amino-acid sequence MLPKILEDNLSIPVVGAPLFIISRPDLVIAQCKAGVVGSFPALNARPQELLSDWIKQIKDELGQFKEDYPDKKVAPFAVNQICHLSNDRLFKDVETCVKHEAPIIITSLRPPEDLVKAIHSYGGLVFHDVISTRHAQKAVEQEVDGLILVCAGAGGHAGNLSPFALLRETREWYDGTILLSGSISDGFSISSALAMGADLAYVGTRFIATKESEADDDYKKMLIESAAKDIVYTNYFSGVKGNYLGPSISRAGMDPESLPEADKTKMNFNSGGNATAKVWKDIYGAGQGISSIKNSPTVDELVAQMRQEFDSANKELAEKVSKY is encoded by the coding sequence ATGTTACCAAAAATTTTAGAAGATAATTTATCCATTCCAGTAGTTGGAGCTCCTTTATTTATTATTTCCAGGCCGGATCTAGTAATTGCTCAATGCAAAGCTGGAGTTGTAGGCTCTTTTCCTGCTTTAAATGCCCGACCTCAAGAATTACTAAGTGATTGGATTAAACAAATTAAAGACGAGCTTGGCCAATTTAAAGAAGATTATCCTGATAAAAAAGTTGCGCCTTTTGCTGTAAATCAAATTTGCCATTTATCCAATGACAGACTTTTCAAAGATGTAGAGACATGTGTCAAACATGAGGCGCCTATAATCATTACTTCTTTAAGACCACCAGAGGATTTAGTGAAAGCAATACACTCATACGGCGGATTAGTTTTTCATGATGTTATAAGTACAAGACATGCACAAAAAGCTGTCGAGCAAGAAGTTGATGGGCTTATTTTAGTCTGTGCAGGAGCTGGAGGACATGCTGGAAATTTATCACCTTTTGCCTTACTTAGAGAAACTAGAGAGTGGTATGACGGAACCATTCTTCTATCGGGCTCTATATCAGATGGATTCTCGATATCGAGCGCACTAGCTATGGGAGCAGATTTGGCCTATGTTGGTACAAGATTCATTGCTACTAAAGAATCCGAAGCAGATGATGATTATAAGAAAATGCTTATTGAGTCGGCTGCAAAAGATATTGTTTATACAAATTATTTCAGTGGCGTTAAAGGCAACTACTTAGGACCTTCGATTAGTAGAGCTGGAATGGATCCTGAAAGTTTGCCTGAAGCTGATAAAACAAAAATGAATTTTAACTCTGGTGGAAATGCTACTGCCAAAGTTTGGAAAGATATTTATGGAGCTGGCCAAGGAATAAGCTCAATTAAAAACTCACCAACAGTTGATGAATTAGTGGCTCAAATGCGTCAAGAATTTGATTCTGCAAATAAAGAACTTGCTGAAAAAGTGAGTAAGTATTAA
- a CDS encoding alpha/beta hydrolase produces the protein MRLIFLFLFSLNLFALDIDDLKTSFEKDGAFVAGKILTKLNNGLHFLEEERDFQNTLLIAIHGRGTEGYEWVYPLINLDKKNNRLSFYRWNTIGCPNEAIRKISLEIDRLKEKYKKIVLVGHSYGGLVVSKILTDDFDSKVEGHFVAAPLKGNFLIRTFCGYTPPRKINKNNLGFNWMTIKELDGEFRNLKSDPQLLEIEGVVAKRLPEEYNGNRLGHNWSISWLTDHLNSKQN, from the coding sequence ATGCGTTTAATTTTTCTGTTTTTATTTTCTCTAAATCTATTTGCACTCGATATTGACGACCTTAAGACATCTTTTGAGAAAGATGGAGCTTTTGTTGCTGGTAAAATTCTTACTAAGTTAAACAATGGATTACATTTTCTCGAAGAAGAAAGGGATTTCCAAAATACTTTATTAATCGCGATTCATGGAAGAGGTACTGAAGGTTATGAATGGGTTTACCCGCTCATAAATTTAGATAAAAAAAACAATAGATTATCTTTTTACAGATGGAATACTATTGGATGTCCTAATGAGGCAATAAGAAAGATCTCATTAGAAATTGATCGACTAAAAGAAAAATACAAAAAAATAGTACTTGTTGGACACAGTTATGGTGGGCTGGTTGTTTCTAAAATTTTAACAGATGATTTTGATTCTAAAGTTGAAGGACATTTTGTTGCGGCACCTCTAAAAGGGAATTTTTTAATCAGAACCTTTTGTGGATACACTCCACCAAGAAAAATTAACAAAAATAATCTTGGTTTTAATTGGATGACTATTAAAGAGCTCGATGGTGAGTTTAGAAATCTAAAATCAGATCCCCAATTACTCGAAATAGAGGGTGTTGTAGCAAAAAGATTGCCAGAGGAATATAATGGCAATAGATTAGGCCATAATTGGTCAATAAGTTGGCTCACTGACCATTTAAATAGCAAGCAAAATTAA
- a CDS encoding ceramidase domain-containing protein: protein MNRVFLLPLVTVIAFFVLYFVLASTTSFLSVEKGYAIGEVSRWCERISGGFFREPFNALSNLGFITTGLIMFWIIAHEPKNQESRFVGPTPVAILYAATAVFLGPGSLLMHGTHTEWGQWADWLSMILYISIPWLINLFGSQGWSDQSFAKTYLSIIFVYSMLSWFFGYDLGINFNLWSLSIGWWIITEVLLNFWSNTLRILSGFIAIAVMAVFGIFPNEIIQNPNLYWWVPFFWLPGILMNKKPKIKKKYNPWFFLGVGFYMSAFAIWLQGYPNMPLCNPDSIIQPHGIWHILSSLATLSFFFFFRTEKKL, encoded by the coding sequence ATGAACAGAGTTTTCCTACTTCCATTAGTAACTGTAATCGCTTTTTTCGTTCTTTATTTTGTTCTAGCGAGTACAACTTCATTTTTATCTGTTGAAAAAGGATATGCCATAGGAGAGGTATCAAGATGGTGCGAAAGAATAAGCGGTGGTTTTTTTAGGGAGCCATTTAATGCTCTAAGTAATTTAGGATTTATAACAACTGGTTTAATAATGTTTTGGATTATTGCTCATGAACCTAAAAATCAAGAGAGCAGATTTGTGGGACCTACACCTGTTGCAATTTTGTATGCTGCTACTGCAGTATTTCTTGGCCCAGGATCACTTTTAATGCATGGAACACATACTGAATGGGGCCAATGGGCAGACTGGTTAAGTATGATTCTATATATTTCTATCCCTTGGTTAATAAATTTATTCGGAAGCCAAGGCTGGTCAGATCAGTCATTTGCAAAAACATACTTATCAATAATTTTTGTATATTCGATGTTGAGTTGGTTTTTTGGATATGACTTAGGAATTAATTTCAATCTTTGGTCACTGTCTATTGGATGGTGGATTATTACAGAGGTCTTACTTAATTTCTGGTCTAACACATTAAGAATTTTATCTGGCTTTATAGCAATTGCAGTGATGGCAGTATTTGGCATATTTCCTAATGAAATAATTCAGAATCCTAATTTATATTGGTGGGTGCCATTTTTTTGGCTTCCAGGCATTCTTATGAATAAAAAACCAAAGATAAAAAAGAAATATAACCCATGGTTTTTCTTAGGTGTTGGATTCTATATGTCAGCATTTGCTATTTGGCTTCAAGGCTATCCAAATATGCCACTTTGCAATCCTGATAGCATTATTCAACCACATGGTATTTGGCACATTTTAAGCTCACTAGCAACTTTATCTTTTTTCTTTTTCTTCAGAACTGAAAAAAAACTATAA
- a CDS encoding CPXCG motif-containing cysteine-rich protein, whose product MLEEKLAQCPYCWESIYFEIDLSEPNQEYVEDCQVCCNPILLRISSFGDTINIETAKEETGF is encoded by the coding sequence ATGCTTGAAGAAAAGTTAGCTCAGTGTCCTTATTGTTGGGAAAGTATATATTTTGAGATAGATTTATCAGAGCCTAACCAAGAATATGTAGAAGACTGTCAGGTATGTTGTAATCCAATACTCTTAAGAATTTCTTCTTTTGGTGACACAATTAATATTGAAACAGCTAAAGAGGAAACTGGTTTTTAA